The following proteins are co-located in the Silene latifolia isolate original U9 population chromosome 1, ASM4854445v1, whole genome shotgun sequence genome:
- the LOC141590932 gene encoding uncharacterized protein LOC141590932, producing the protein MFHQAIQQRQMHNKVLHIESMSGVDCRDPGDILKAFLDYYETLFGSSAPTSAFYKKNIPTEEEIRKVIFSIPNDKSPGPDGYTSCFYKASWETIHGDLCAAIKDFFIHRKLLKQINSTNIVLIPKLDNPKSVKDFRPISCCNTIYKLISKLLCNRLSGCLPKIINPAQCAFIKGRSILGNILISQDLVRLYERKSASPKCLMKVDLRKAYDFIEWDFVANMLDVLHFPPQFIKLIMQCVSTTSYSIGLNGQNYGFFHGKRGLRQGDPISPLIFTLCMEYLNRLLVMGSGLPGFKFHPLCRSLRLTHLMFADDLLLFCKGEVKSICILMELLKDFPLLLACVSTMISLIFIAMVCNLLWFLRFLCCLRVMDRIQALCRNFLWEGSDKYSKAPLVSWNVLCNSKEHGGLGLIDSKQWNIAAIGKLVWWLATKQDHLWIKWVDNIYLKGKNWMLYEPPPSSTWAWRKICDVKNVFKPGYAQGNWCGDDCYTIPAGYEWLRQEHLLKVPWYSVVWNRYNVPKWSFTMWLQQQQRLLTLDRLVKMGMEVSNECFLCGIAPESHSHLFSDCAYALKCHQLIADWLHLPKSDIADCVKIAKKHGQSMLIRQITLAVAVGTVYWIWMARNTCRIDGYVIHPVHLVQRVKEDCRRRLLGIFQGDMK; encoded by the exons ATGTTTCACCAAGCCATACAGCAGAGGCAGATGCATAATAAAGTTCTACATATTGAGAGTATGAGTGGGGTTGACTGTAGAGATCCTGGTGATATTCTGAAAGCTTTCCTTGATTATTATGAGACCCTTTTTGGGTCTAGTGCTCCTACTTCTGCCTTTTATAAAAAAAA TATACCTACTGAGGAGGAAATCAGGAAGGTTATTTTTTCTATACCCAATGACAAGAGCCCTGGACCAGATGGGTATACTAGCTGCTTTTATAAGGCCAGTTGGGAGACAATTCATGGGGATTTATGTGCAGCTATTAAAGATTTTTTTATTCATCGCAAGCTGTTGAAGCAAATTAATAGCACTAATATTGTGCTTATTCCTAAACTGGATAACCCAAAATCTGTGAAAGACTTTCGCCCTATATCTTGTTGTAACACTATATACAAACTGATCTCAAAGTTGCTTTGTAATAGGCTCAGTGGATGCCTCCCTAAGATTATCAATCCTGCACAATGTGCATTCATTAAGGGGAGAAGTATTTTGGGGAATATTTTGATTAGTCAGGATCTGGTGAGATTGTATGAGAGAAAAAGTGCTTCCCCTAAATGTCTAATGAAAGTGGACCTTAGGAAAGCCTATGACTTTATTGAGTGGGACTTTGTTGCTAATATGTTGGAtgttcttcacttccctcctcaGTTTATTAAGCTCATCATGCAATGTGTAAGTACTACTTCTTATTCCATTGGGTTGAATGGTCAGAACTATGGATTCTTTCATGGGAAACGAGGTTTAAGACAGGGGGACCCAATATCCCCTCTGATCTTTACTTTGTGTATGGAATATTTAAATAGGCTTCTGGTTATGGGGAGTGGGCTGCCTGGATTTAAGTTTCACCCTCTTTGCAGGAGTTTGAGGTTGACTCAccttatgtttgcagatgatttactCCTATTCTGTAAGGGTGAGGTGAAGTCTATTTGCATTCTAATGGAGTtgttaaaagattttccactgcTTCTGGCTTGTGTATCAACAATGATAAGTCTGATTTTTATTGCAATGGTATGCAACCTGCTATGGTTTCTCAG ATTTTTGTGTTGCCTAAGAGTGATGGATAGGATCCAGGCTCTTTGTAGGAATTTTTTGTGGGAAGGAAGTGATAAGTACTCTAAGGCCCCCTTGGTTAGCTGGAATGTGTTATGTAACTCTAAGGAACATGGAGGGCTTGGCTTGATTGATAGCAAACAGTGGAACATAGCGGCCATTGGCAAACTTGTCTGGTGGTTGGCAACTAAACAGGATCATCTGTGGATTAAGTGGGTGGATAATATTTACTTAAAGGGTAAGAACTGGATGCTTTATGAACCCCCTCCTTCTAgcacttgggcttggaggaaaatTTGTGATGTGAAGAACGTTTTTAAACCAGGTTATGCTCAAGGTAATTGGTGTGGAGATGACTGTTACACAATTCCTGCTGGCTATGAATGGTTGAGGCAGGAACATTTGCTGAAGGTTCCGTGGTATTCTGTGGTCTGGAATAGGTACAATGTTCCTAAATGGAGTTTTACTATGTGGCTACAACAACAGCAGAGACTTCTTACACTTGATAGATTAGTCAAGATGGGTATGGAGGTGTCTAATGAATGTTTTCTATGTGGTATTGCACCTGAGTCACATTCTCATTTGTTTTCTGATTGTGCCTATGCTTTGAAATGTCACCAACTGATTGCTGATTGGCTACATCTACCCAAAAGTGATATTGCTGACTGTGTTAAAATTGCAAAGAAACATGGCCAGTCTATGTTGATCAGGCAGATTACTTTGGCGGTTGCAGTTGGGACTGTCTACTGGATTTGGATGGCTAGGAACACCTGCAGGATTGATGGGTATGTGATACACCCTGTGCATCTGGTTCAACGAGTTAAAGAGGACTGCAGGAGAAGACTTCTGGGGATCTTTCAAGGGGATATGAAATAG
- the LOC141590920 gene encoding uncharacterized protein LOC141590920 has protein sequence MAKKIITTHHHAANSTKNTNKNNNSSSSNNNTSTNKSNNRTPNISSNNKNSTINLTNNQQVTIEEKIDAAKQQVDNLVQEASETVLVEGLVLSDDPKDWREVSPKRKGDASSGTKLAPFAEEETETGECSSPRLKLTVDDVKEEIEYWKLAIYGYVMGANPPREVIEGFLRRIWAAYEISQISFLSNGLFVVRFAKLEHHKLVLANGMFTFDGKSIILKPWDPSVRISKISVKKVPIWVKLVGLDLKFWGAKCLEKLAGLVGRFIRIDDSTLEKSLIGFARIIVEVEIDQQFVTQIMFEDELGLEVKVAVEYDWLTITCQKCKGIGHKTSNCRRKEIGGRRPIGAPPIKQVWRPKVVGASTADPEEFPPLARAPIPAQSDNGNGNATAVTATPTVTPAHSHGPIYTPTKVITKMTRHETRVVDGRQGAFNVNFNAEMVVASDSTELKHLKWFLHQNDVDLFGLLETSVKPSSLNNVASNVCYRWNYVTNTSEHPGGRIWILWKGNSVVVDVLEMSEQYIHSRIRMVQNGTVFLATFIYAFNMIEHRVPLWTALDRLSGNGPWIVLGDFNNVLYTNERLGKAVSDEKMLPFQSTVARCDLHDMKTTGAFFTWNNKQPSEIRIFSRIDRVLVNSDCESCKGRKRSFKLFNMWSRVEEFGELVKENWQMQINGTPMYIMARKLKMLKPCLRSFNRGLFSDIERNADVAFNLLIDCQLQMLF, from the exons ATGGCGAAGAAGATTATTACTACTCATCATCATGCTGCTAATTCAACTAAAAATaccaataaaaataataattcatCAAGTAGTAACAACAATACTAGTACTAATAAATCTAATAATCGTACTCCAAATATTTCTAGTAACAATAAAAATTCTACTATAAATCTAACAAACAATCAACAGGTTACGATTGAAGAAAAAATTGATGCTGCTAAACAACAAGTGGATAATTTGGTGCAGGAGGCTAGTGAAACTGTGTTGGTGGAAGGATTAGTGTTGTCCGATGATCCGAAAGATTGGCGAGAGGTGTCACCTAAACGGAAGGGGGATGCGTCTTCTGGTACCAAGTTGGCTCCATTTGCAGAAGAAGAGACTGAGACTGGTGAATGTTCTTCTCCTCGACTTAAGCTAACGGTGGATGATGTTAAGGAGGAGATCGAATATTGGAAGTTAGCAATCTATGGCTATGTAATGGGGGCTAATCCACCTCGGGAAGTCATTGAAGGTTTTCTGCGTCGAATCTGGGCTGCTTATGAGATTTCACAGATTTCCTTCCTGTCGAATGGATTATTTGTGGTAAGGTTTGCTAAACTGGAACATCATAAGTTGGTACTTGCTAATGGTATGTTTACCTTTGATGGGAAATCTATTATTCTGAAGCCTTGGGATCCTTCTGTCAGGATTTCCAAAATTTCTGTTAAGAAGGTTCCTATCTGGGTCAAGTTAGTAGGTTTAGATCTTAAGTTTTGGGGTGCCAAATGTCTGGAGAAACTGGCTGGTTTAGTGGGACGTTTTATCAGAATTGATGATTCTACTCTTGAGAAATCTCTCATAGGCTTTGCTCGCATTATTGTTGAGGTGGAGATTGACCAGCAGTTTGTTACCCAGATTATGTTTGAGGATGAATTAGGGTTAGAAGTGAAGGTGGCAGTGGAATATGACTGGCTTACAATTACTTGCCAGAAATGTAAGGGCATTGGGCATAAAACTAGCAATTGTCGCAGGAAAGAAATTGGAGGAAGGAGGCCTATTGGAGCTCCACCAATTAAGCAGGTCTGGAGACCTAAGGTAGTAGGGGCTAGTACTGCTGATCCTGAGGAGTTTCCTCCCTTGGCTAGGGCTCCTATACCTGCTCAATCTGATAATGGTAATGGGAATGCTACTGCAGTTACTGCTACTCCTACTGTTACTCCTGCACATAGTCATGGACCAATTTATACTCCTACAAAAGTGATTACCAAGATGACCAGGCATGAGACTAGAGTGGTGGATGGTAGGCAAGGGGCATTTAATGTTAACTTTAATGCAGAAATGGTTGTGGCGTCTGATTCCACTGAATTG AAACATCTGAAGTGGTTCCTGCATCAAAATGATGTGGACTTGTTTGGGCTCCTAGAGACTAGCGTTAAACCTAGTTCTCTAAATAATGTAGCTAGTAATGTCTGTTATAGGTGGAATTATGTTACTAATACCAGTGAGCATCCAGGAGGAAGGATTTGGATTCTCTGGAAAGGTAATAGTGTGGTTGTTGATGTTCTTGAAATGTCTGAGCAATATATACATAGTAGAATTAGGATGGTTCAGAATGGGACTGTCTTCTTAGCTACTTTCATTTATGCTTTTAATATGATTGAGCATAGGGTGCCATTGTGGACTGCTCTTGATAGGCTTAGTGGTAATGGACCTTGGATTGTTCTGGGTGACTTTAATAATGTCTTATATACCAATGAAAGATTAGGTAAAGCTGTTAGTGATGAGAAAATGCTTCCATTTCAATCTACTGTGGCTAGGTGTGATCTACATGATATGAAAACTACGGGTGCATTCTTTACTTGGAATAATAAACAACCTAGTGAAATTAGAATTTTTAGCAGGATTGATAGGGTGTTGGTTAATAGTGATTG TGAGAGTTGCAAAGGGAGGAAGAGATCTTTTAAGTTATTTAACATGTGGTCCAGGGTTGAGGAGTTTGGAGAGCTGGTCAAGGAGAATTGGCAAATGCAAATTAATGGGACTCCTATGTATATTATGGCTAGGAAACTTAAGATGCTCAAGCCCTGCTTGAGGAGTTTCAATAGGGGTCTTTTCTCTGATATTGAACGTAATGCTGATGTGGCTTTCAATCTGTTGATTGATTGTCAGTTACAAATGTTGTTCTGA